One window of Treponema denticola genomic DNA carries:
- a CDS encoding glucosaminidase domain-containing protein, which yields MRKQIFYIFIFGLSFLFFSCLSFFVRPPHLIESRGRCSAEDLTVFFMSQNPKADREKVKRLAQFYIEEADAEEINSDIAFSQMCLETGFLRFGGLVSEAMNNFCGLGSLGDGKKGESFPSEKTGVLAHVQHLKAYATAKPLVRPPADPRYKYVNPKGKAPTIYGLAGTWAADPNYGKKLENILTRLYKSVY from the coding sequence ATGAGAAAGCAGATTTTTTATATCTTTATTTTCGGTTTATCGTTTTTGTTTTTTTCTTGTTTGAGTTTTTTTGTACGGCCTCCTCATTTAATAGAAAGCCGAGGCAGATGCTCGGCTGAGGATTTAACCGTTTTTTTTATGAGCCAAAACCCCAAGGCCGATAGGGAGAAGGTAAAACGGCTGGCTCAATTTTATATAGAAGAAGCTGATGCAGAAGAAATAAATTCGGATATTGCTTTTTCGCAAATGTGTTTGGAAACGGGTTTTTTGCGTTTCGGAGGTCTTGTAAGCGAGGCGATGAATAATTTTTGCGGACTGGGCTCACTCGGGGACGGAAAAAAAGGAGAAAGTTTTCCAAGTGAGAAGACGGGAGTTTTGGCCCATGTTCAGCATTTAAAAGCCTATGCTACGGCTAAGCCCCTTGTCCGTCCGCCGGCTGATCCGCGATACAAATATGTTAATCCTAAGGGGAAGGCTCCTACAATTTACGGGCTTGCCGGAACTTGGGCGGCAGACCCGAATTACGGCAAAAAACTTGAAAACATATTGACAAGATTGTACAAATCGGTTTATTAA
- a CDS encoding HipA N-terminal domain-containing protein: protein MKNIFRTADVYVYNNFAGKLSETDEGYSFSYAETYIKASNHPVSLTLPIREEPYKSKTLFSFC from the coding sequence ATGAAAAACATATTCAGAACTGCGGATGTCTATGTATATAATAACTTTGCCGGAAAACTGAGCGAGACTGATGAAGGATATTCTTTTTCTTATGCTGAAACCTATATCAAGGCAAGTAACCATCCGGTTTCATTGACACTTCCGATACGTGAAGAACCTTATAAATCAAAAACATTATTTTCTTTTTGTTAG
- a CDS encoding DUF234 domain-containing protein, with amino-acid sequence MEKKKCITEEKNKKKTQYVLKDHMFKFWYEFIPKATSVIEMGQGELYYKKAVKPILHSFMGTVFEDMCRYYTLKQGILGKFNCFITAVGTWWGTETILNSNEEKIFQSADIDVVALSETEKKAVIGECKFKHEKIDKGIYETLIRRANVISPTFDIITYILFSLSGYTKWFDTLQDEKVILVSLKEMYEQ; translated from the coding sequence GTGGAAAAGAAAAAATGTATCACAGAGGAAAAGAATAAGAAAAAAACACAGTACGTTTTAAAAGACCATATGTTTAAGTTTTGGTATGAATTTATTCCAAAGGCAACCAGCGTAATAGAAATGGGACAGGGTGAACTGTATTATAAAAAAGCAGTAAAACCGATTTTACATTCTTTTATGGGAACAGTATTTGAGGATATGTGCAGATATTATACCTTGAAACAAGGAATTCTTGGAAAATTTAATTGTTTTATTACAGCTGTTGGTACATGGTGGGGAACTGAAACCATCTTGAATAGTAATGAGGAAAAGATATTTCAATCTGCTGATATTGATGTGGTTGCATTATCGGAAACGGAAAAAAAGGCCGTCATAGGCGAATGTAAATTTAAGCATGAGAAAATAGATAAAGGAATATATGAAACTTTAATACGACGGGCAAATGTAATATCACCGACATTCGACATAATAACGTATATTTTGTTTTCACTGTCAGGTTATACAAAATGGTTTGATACTTTACAGGATGAAAAAGTGATATTAGTATCGCTTAAAGAGATGTATGAGCAGTAA
- a CDS encoding ankyrin repeat domain-containing protein — translation MAKKRVTLPKNFDELITAGDVEALKAVYDKCELTAHNGRYSLNTALHYGGVPDELVIWLVEQGLDVNTPDYYGRTPLYKHATLGRDTVKLLYELGGDIQKPDTYGSTPLHTAAGFFRPKIVSFLIEKGAAVNAKNDMGRTPLAEALAVCRNSNIVQAAEIAEMLIKAGAEVVPEMTERVEIIGKDFEFHRENFNKDYLAETEAGLEKLYALFDVKPAPKRKTHDGVSPIIVKTGSWREQYDELWEMLIPSSGAAKTVQGEVIRITGRVQDELYRNGGVNWDKDYRNMLNTLPNHFASGTPLSKKELEETKELISSIRANGEDEEVITERLRELSVLWVLLNPTPILLGKTNYNR, via the coding sequence ATGGCAAAGAAAAGAGTGACCTTACCTAAAAATTTTGATGAACTGATTACAGCAGGAGATGTTGAAGCACTTAAAGCCGTCTATGATAAATGTGAGCTTACCGCTCATAACGGTAGATACAGCCTCAATACGGCGCTTCATTATGGCGGTGTTCCTGATGAACTTGTGATCTGGCTCGTAGAACAGGGCTTAGATGTAAATACTCCTGATTATTATGGGCGTACGCCATTATATAAACATGCCACACTGGGGAGAGATACTGTAAAACTGCTGTATGAATTAGGAGGAGATATACAAAAACCTGATACATATGGAAGTACACCTCTGCATACGGCAGCAGGTTTTTTCCGACCTAAGATAGTAAGTTTTTTGATTGAAAAAGGCGCAGCTGTTAATGCAAAAAATGATATGGGACGAACTCCGCTAGCCGAAGCCCTTGCTGTTTGCAGAAATAGTAATATTGTACAGGCAGCGGAAATTGCAGAAATGCTGATAAAGGCAGGTGCTGAGGTAGTACCTGAAATGACGGAAAGAGTCGAAATAATCGGTAAGGATTTTGAATTTCACAGAGAAAACTTTAATAAAGATTACTTGGCTGAAACAGAAGCGGGACTTGAGAAACTCTATGCACTGTTTGATGTAAAGCCTGCTCCAAAACGCAAGACACATGACGGCGTTTCTCCCATTATTGTAAAGACGGGTTCTTGGAGAGAACAATACGATGAACTTTGGGAGATGCTGATTCCTTCAAGCGGAGCTGCAAAAACAGTACAGGGAGAAGTTATCCGTATAACAGGCAGGGTGCAGGATGAGCTATATAGAAACGGCGGAGTAAACTGGGATAAAGATTATAGAAATATGCTTAATACCCTGCCAAATCATTTTGCTTCAGGCACACCGCTTTCTAAGAAAGAACTGGAAGAAACCAAAGAGCTTATTTCAAGCATACGTGCAAACGGTGAGGATGAAGAAGTTATAACAGAGCGTTTGCGTGAACTTTCGGTTCTCTGGGTATTGTTAAATCCTACTCCTATTCTTTTAGGCAAAACAAATTATAACAGATGA
- a CDS encoding DUF2262 domain-containing protein yields the protein MELIEYMRLRNKMTQKEWEDSFEKKEREIIVLRHEGGGGSLRNGFWDWAAYFLAYVDCETGELHKEEGRIVFPVTDKENLPYQFEDETIYKLKVRAKLPEEVPNGALSAKKHFLVVEVLEKNTACKELEEILAEYRKPIILQDDILGELIYDKQIKSFQGSIIWQDRKINIILDVDKDNKGEITKAKKALKTMVSEQAKWDADLRSFAAKKLTKLACEWAESDDETSEITEESFAKRISLSSICMISGGSFSAYFDDDDLFFGHCITVCGSLKNGVVSADMEG from the coding sequence ATGGAATTAATTGAATACATGCGGCTAAGAAATAAAATGACACAAAAAGAATGGGAAGACTCTTTTGAGAAAAAGGAAAGAGAGATTATTGTTCTAAGACACGAAGGCGGCGGCGGAAGTTTGAGAAACGGTTTTTGGGACTGGGCTGCTTATTTCTTAGCTTATGTGGACTGTGAAACAGGTGAACTGCATAAAGAAGAAGGGCGTATAGTATTTCCTGTCACAGATAAAGAAAATTTGCCATATCAATTTGAAGACGAAACCATTTACAAATTAAAGGTGCGTGCAAAGCTTCCTGAGGAAGTTCCAAACGGTGCACTATCGGCAAAAAAACATTTTTTAGTTGTGGAAGTTCTTGAAAAAAATACGGCTTGTAAAGAATTGGAAGAAATACTTGCAGAGTATAGAAAACCTATAATTTTACAAGATGATATATTAGGTGAACTGATTTATGATAAACAAATTAAAAGTTTTCAAGGAAGTATTATTTGGCAGGATAGAAAAATAAATATTATATTAGATGTAGATAAGGATAATAAGGGGGAAATAACAAAGGCTAAAAAAGCTCTGAAAACAATGGTGTCAGAACAGGCAAAATGGGATGCAGACCTGCGTAGTTTTGCTGCAAAAAAGCTTACTAAACTCGCCTGCGAATGGGCAGAATCTGATGATGAAACTTCTGAAATTACAGAAGAAAGTTTTGCAAAAAGAATTAGCCTCAGTTCAATTTGTATGATATCAGGCGGTTCATTTTCTGCCTATTTTGATGATGACGACCTTTTCTTCGGGCATTGTATAACAGTCTGCGGAAGCTTAAAGAATGGAGTTGTGTCGGCTGATATGGAAGGGTAA
- a CDS encoding type II toxin-antitoxin system YafQ family toxin, which yields MKYEIKFTNQFKKDIKLAKKQNKNLDKLLKVIDLLSNGEKLEAKYRDHDLSGNYKGTRECHIEPDWLLVYEIRNDVLVLMLYRLGSHSELFKK from the coding sequence ATGAAATACGAAATAAAATTTACAAACCAATTTAAGAAAGATATTAAACTTGCAAAAAAACAGAATAAAAACTTAGATAAGTTATTGAAAGTTATTGATTTACTTTCAAATGGAGAAAAACTTGAAGCTAAGTATAGAGATCATGATTTATCAGGAAACTATAAGGGAACAAGAGAATGTCACATAGAACCGGATTGGCTTTTAGTATATGAAATTAGAAATGATGTACTCGTACTTATGCTTTATAGACTTGGCTCACATTCAGAGCTTTTTAAAAAATAA
- a CDS encoding type II toxin-antitoxin system RelB/DinJ family antitoxin, translating to MATTNLNIRTDKEMKERAEAIFFELGLNMTTAINIFLRTTIRENGIPFALKLDIPNAITASAIEEGRKIAYDDTVKKYSNIDDLRKALEI from the coding sequence ATGGCAACAACAAATTTGAATATCAGAACAGATAAAGAAATGAAGGAGCGAGCAGAAGCTATTTTTTTTGAGTTAGGGCTTAATATGACAACGGCTATCAATATATTTTTAAGAACAACTATTAGAGAAAATGGAATCCCGTTTGCTTTGAAATTAGATATTCCCAATGCAATTACAGCGTCGGCAATAGAAGAAGGTAGAAAAATTGCTTATGATGATACCGTAAAAAAATATTCAAATATAGACGATTTGCGGAAAGCACTGGAAATATGA
- a CDS encoding DUF4261 domain-containing protein, with translation MGILNNIFGKKNEKPENKGQHILSMPMFKGDRGYSLDKVIQDLKSYWGLKVDEIEGDDNTATFKIAEELVALALMPAPIPSAEFESIYNYSYLWKEAEKEIQEHTQHAIVSLLGLGSNTPAVERYSLLSKLNASILRTCETAIGIYQGASTLLLPKNLYIDFTDLLLDEDDILPIQLWVYIGIINSDEKSSVYTYGMKEFGKSEIEIIDANMKGSELYDFLLPVLDYVLQQDVTLQHGETIGFTEEQKIKITESKAVFLDGNSLKLEL, from the coding sequence ATGGGAATTCTAAATAACATATTTGGCAAGAAAAACGAAAAACCAGAAAATAAAGGACAACATATCCTGTCTATGCCGATGTTCAAAGGCGATAGAGGGTATTCTCTGGATAAGGTTATACAGGATTTAAAATCATATTGGGGACTTAAGGTTGATGAGATAGAGGGAGATGATAATACTGCCACATTTAAAATCGCCGAGGAACTTGTAGCTCTTGCATTGATGCCTGCACCGATACCTTCTGCGGAATTTGAATCCATATACAACTATTCTTACCTTTGGAAAGAAGCCGAAAAAGAGATACAAGAGCATACCCAACATGCAATCGTATCGCTTTTAGGCTTAGGCAGCAATACACCGGCAGTCGAAAGATACTCTCTACTGTCCAAACTGAATGCTTCTATTCTGAGGACTTGTGAAACTGCGATAGGGATATATCAAGGCGCCTCGACGCTGCTGCTTCCAAAGAATCTTTATATCGATTTTACAGATCTCTTGTTGGACGAGGACGATATACTGCCAATTCAGCTTTGGGTGTATATAGGTATTATCAATAGCGATGAAAAAAGTAGCGTTTATACTTATGGAATGAAGGAGTTCGGCAAATCTGAAATAGAAATAATAGATGCAAATATGAAGGGCAGCGAACTATACGATTTTCTACTGCCTGTACTTGACTATGTTCTACAGCAGGATGTAACACTGCAACACGGAGAAACCATAGGATTTACCGAAGAACAGAAAATCAAAATCACAGAGTCGAAAGCAGTTTTTTTGGATGGGAACTCATTAAAATTAGAATTATAA
- a CDS encoding SMI1/KNR4 family protein: protein MQLIDKIKQIEKYLCEHFEEWDLDDPVEEGYLDDYQEISGASEEEISAFEKKFSITLPEDFKELYRYKNGSKYLSIFLCVIDEIEMPFNLMSLQAVTKTKEHFQNRDALLTEFTDYFTNEDIENMKDSRIKPYLFNKKWIPFAEYCDSCFLMLDFDPDTAGKEGQIICYIHDPDKVVYTAPSITELIDGIIAEID from the coding sequence ATGCAACTAATTGATAAGATTAAACAGATAGAAAAGTATCTATGTGAGCATTTTGAAGAATGGGATTTGGATGATCCTGTCGAAGAAGGATATCTGGACGACTATCAGGAAATTTCCGGAGCTTCAGAGGAAGAGATATCAGCCTTTGAGAAGAAGTTCAGTATAACCCTTCCGGAAGACTTCAAAGAACTTTACCGATATAAAAATGGAAGCAAATATTTAAGCATTTTTCTCTGCGTTATAGATGAAATAGAAATGCCGTTTAATCTGATGAGCTTACAGGCTGTAACAAAAACAAAAGAACATTTTCAAAACAGAGATGCGCTCTTAACGGAATTTACGGATTATTTTACAAACGAAGATATTGAAAATATGAAGGACAGCAGGATTAAACCCTATCTCTTTAATAAAAAATGGATTCCCTTTGCCGAATACTGTGACAGCTGCTTTTTGATGTTGGATTTTGATCCGGATACAGCGGGAAAAGAAGGTCAGATTATCTGCTATATCCATGATCCTGATAAAGTGGTTTATACAGCGCCGAGTATTACGGAATTGATTGATGGGATAATTGCAGAAATTGATTAA
- a CDS encoding carboxylesterase family protein, which yields MKILQTEIGKAYANVVGKTKEGTPVYSILSVPYARAERFEYAKILDKQDYSPDMIINRKETVCFPQRKYPLFFNIFMKHHMLRPEFQPLKDTQTENAFVVNIWAPENFTERKPVVVFLHGGGEGSGTVPIYTMEHIAEQGVVAVTITYRIGNFGYMPVFDKGEIKAALAYLDQQTALNWIYNTISSFGGDNTNITLMGHCGGAVAALYHYLNPVSNKLFHKLILCAGNVPILSEFDFAKNEYAKMLSKNHLKGLEELKKLSAKKLMKLKGGQNDIVDGIFFAEHPMKLLERGEFPCMPVLIGSNKDEFSMIELPMFYKALGITKKKKNLKDVLLKKYSEFAETLESEFKSEANGIVDLQIQIMELLIFHSSALFLMETLSKKCPVYGYRMNYIPHLYNGLRGSYHGAELAFFFGTIDKMNIPITDENRKAVISIQKDWIEFIRTGKMKDRTLFNETGKITEYDKDIRTIPFPHAHLIHHIQNSGIADKLRKEYIRNRR from the coding sequence ATGAAGATATTACAGACAGAGATTGGCAAAGCATATGCGAATGTAGTCGGAAAAACGAAAGAAGGTACGCCTGTATATTCTATATTGAGTGTGCCTTATGCACGAGCAGAAAGATTTGAATATGCTAAAATTCTTGATAAACAAGACTATTCACCGGATATGATAATTAATCGTAAAGAAACAGTATGTTTTCCACAAAGGAAATATCCTCTGTTTTTTAATATTTTTATGAAGCACCATATGTTACGACCGGAATTTCAACCGTTAAAAGATACTCAAACGGAAAATGCATTTGTAGTAAATATATGGGCACCCGAGAATTTTACGGAAAGAAAACCGGTAGTTGTATTTTTACATGGCGGAGGCGAAGGGTCGGGAACAGTTCCAATATACACAATGGAACATATTGCCGAACAAGGTGTTGTAGCAGTTACAATTACTTATCGAATAGGAAATTTCGGATATATGCCTGTTTTCGATAAGGGAGAAATAAAAGCTGCTCTTGCTTATCTTGATCAGCAAACAGCTTTAAATTGGATTTATAATACTATAAGTTCTTTCGGCGGAGATAATACAAATATTACGCTTATGGGGCATTGCGGCGGTGCGGTTGCAGCTCTGTATCATTATTTAAATCCTGTAAGTAATAAACTGTTTCATAAATTAATCCTATGTGCAGGGAATGTCCCGATATTGTCGGAATTTGATTTTGCAAAAAACGAATATGCAAAAATGCTGTCAAAAAATCATCTTAAAGGACTTGAAGAACTAAAAAAACTGTCAGCAAAAAAATTGATGAAACTAAAAGGAGGACAGAATGATATTGTTGACGGTATATTCTTTGCAGAGCACCCAATGAAATTATTAGAGCGTGGAGAATTCCCTTGTATGCCAGTTTTGATAGGCTCTAACAAAGATGAATTTTCTATGATTGAATTACCTATGTTTTATAAGGCTCTCGGAATTACAAAGAAAAAGAAAAATTTAAAAGATGTTCTTTTAAAAAAATACAGTGAGTTTGCAGAAACGCTCGAATCCGAATTTAAATCGGAAGCAAATGGAATTGTAGATTTACAGATTCAAATAATGGAATTGCTGATCTTTCATTCAAGCGCGTTGTTTCTTATGGAAACGTTAAGCAAAAAATGCCCTGTATACGGCTATAGAATGAACTATATCCCTCATTTGTATAACGGACTGCGAGGTTCGTATCATGGGGCGGAGCTGGCATTTTTCTTTGGAACCATAGATAAAATGAATATACCCATTACCGATGAAAATAGAAAAGCAGTTATTTCAATTCAGAAGGACTGGATAGAATTTATAAGGACGGGAAAAATGAAAGACCGGACTCTTTTTAATGAAACAGGAAAAATTACGGAATATGATAAAGATATTAGAACTATACCGTTTCCGCATGCACATCTTATTCATCACATTCAAAATAGCGGCATTGCCGATAAGCTACGAAAAGAATATATCCGCAACCGTAGATAA
- a CDS encoding DUF4272 domain-containing protein has protein sequence MYIKPEDRREKSNAKIKGMGIACMEELPLRESSKEAKLKSFEEICDRAIACLLSIQLAEDIHNEQGYEESKDLFLSLLEKYEVSDCLLEKEKRLFDGTYSEQDVIDVCWTYEAYWPLLWALGLVEDISYPNDICDVERAIKLVGDADGKTEFKAQCKLRGIEEILDMLDLHYRYHWATEEKRLRPETEIKDLNPDVLMERRRGLEWLISEESDWFDISMDT, from the coding sequence ATGTACATAAAACCTGAAGATCGGCGTGAAAAATCGAATGCAAAAATAAAGGGAATGGGCATTGCCTGTATGGAAGAACTGCCCTTGCGGGAATCATCAAAAGAGGCGAAGCTTAAAAGCTTTGAGGAAATCTGTGACAGAGCCATCGCATGTCTTTTGTCGATTCAGTTGGCTGAAGATATTCATAATGAGCAAGGGTATGAAGAATCAAAGGATCTTTTTTTAAGTTTGCTTGAAAAATACGAAGTATCGGACTGCCTTTTGGAAAAAGAAAAACGGCTTTTTGATGGAACATACAGCGAACAGGATGTCATCGATGTATGCTGGACTTATGAAGCTTATTGGCCGCTTCTGTGGGCTTTGGGCTTGGTCGAAGATATTTCGTATCCGAATGATATCTGTGATGTGGAACGAGCGATAAAACTGGTCGGCGATGCCGATGGAAAAACTGAGTTTAAAGCACAATGTAAGTTACGCGGAATAGAAGAAATACTGGATATGCTTGATCTTCACTACCGTTACCACTGGGCAACGGAAGAAAAGCGGCTCCGCCCCGAAACGGAAATCAAAGACTTAAATCCCGATGTTTTGATGGAACGAAGGCGCGGACTTGAATGGCTTATTTCCGAAGAAAGCGATTGGTTCGATATTTCGATGGATACGTAG
- a CDS encoding DUF4241 domain-containing protein → MIPTKEWIEKYEKVKELLKSPVHYGNLFSQDEVQGKKLFILPMGTVHFPTGNILVRDPLVYLNKSEEPYLQKVPTGIFPLETLVAEIEEDHYRYVATRVRFSDEKAAVYREALIGNEDLDDVDEESFFGFNVDAGLATVVDVKARDAYCDFESRWVNENPGKNIYDDYFAKEFEKSYAANPRFQRDGGDWINYPLEGTDLTVPMIQSGFGDGKYPVYFGYDKNDAICELVIEYIFVG, encoded by the coding sequence ATGATACCGACAAAAGAATGGATTGAAAAATATGAAAAAGTGAAGGAGCTGCTTAAGTCTCCTGTGCATTACGGTAACTTGTTTTCTCAAGATGAAGTACAGGGGAAAAAGTTATTTATATTGCCGATGGGAACCGTGCATTTTCCTACGGGAAATATTTTGGTGCGTGATCCGCTTGTCTACCTTAACAAAAGCGAGGAGCCGTATCTGCAAAAAGTACCTACAGGAATTTTTCCATTAGAAACTTTAGTTGCCGAAATAGAAGAAGACCATTACCGGTATGTTGCAACACGGGTAAGGTTCTCCGATGAAAAGGCTGCCGTGTATCGTGAAGCCTTGATTGGTAATGAAGATTTGGATGACGTCGATGAAGAAAGTTTTTTCGGGTTTAATGTCGATGCAGGACTTGCAACGGTTGTCGATGTAAAAGCACGGGATGCCTATTGCGATTTTGAAAGCCGTTGGGTAAATGAAAACCCCGGCAAAAATATATACGACGATTATTTTGCAAAAGAATTCGAAAAGAGTTATGCTGCAAATCCACGCTTTCAACGCGACGGCGGGGACTGGATTAACTATCCTTTAGAAGGAACGGACTTGACCGTTCCCATGATACAAAGCGGTTTCGGTGACGGGAAATATCCGGTATATTTCGGCTACGATAAAAACGATGCCATCTGTGAGCTTGTCATCGAATATATTTTCGTCGGATAA
- a CDS encoding DUF2004 domain-containing protein: MKKIEHQYFGQLNLAITDDVEVIWEKEIQGIDTCLWLGKNVELSTGMLDLYAQFLENIDDKIKEARKALITYLKDDSYYIDFHIEECGLEDLPSDITEFVTKMIVTNVGLWIDSEKPHITMDFMIAPDESDEILCVKFGEDAKIIAIDWES; encoded by the coding sequence ATGAAAAAAATAGAACATCAATACTTCGGTCAGTTGAATCTTGCGATAACAGACGATGTGGAAGTAATTTGGGAAAAAGAGATTCAGGGGATAGATACCTGTCTTTGGCTCGGCAAAAATGTAGAACTGTCTACCGGCATGCTCGATCTTTATGCACAGTTTCTTGAGAACATAGACGATAAAATAAAAGAAGCAAGAAAAGCACTGATAACATATTTAAAAGATGACAGCTACTATATTGACTTTCATATTGAAGAATGCGGACTGGAAGATTTACCGAGTGATATTACCGAGTTTGTAACGAAAATGATAGTAACGAATGTAGGCTTATGGATTGACAGTGAAAAGCCGCATATCACAATGGATTTTATGATTGCGCCTGATGAAAGCGATGAAATACTCTGCGTAAAATTCGGTGAAGATGCAAAGATCATAGCCATTGATTGGGAAAGTTAA
- a CDS encoding immunity 22 family protein, whose amino-acid sequence MAKMHFWVGWFPTEQEFLQYVGLGNDQSNDSLAELSSFAKEVGADEFEPDFCIAKYLNESDDVVEFARFVPTSTENILEKCMSSGLKKVNSLLCYNLRAGISDGQAEHAGLLNYLGIHPYSTRAIESRFSTSGMEFSTFVGTISQSVEEFMEYFNQDDYLNALEQYRQGKTKKRPNPNLRCQFCKDVGLDFYYPQLLRIAFSQELKLVDAESLVQEVLIEPMFYNALPYDLKDANINMANCAFCYIANGFREKNKDQHISIYMRNSPPLIKRKKKDIDQLDNYNGLQFLGSLVWE is encoded by the coding sequence ATGGCGAAAATGCATTTTTGGGTTGGATGGTTTCCAACAGAGCAAGAATTCTTGCAATATGTGGGGTTGGGCAATGACCAATCTAACGATAGCTTGGCTGAGTTAAGCTCCTTCGCTAAGGAAGTTGGTGCAGACGAATTTGAGCCAGACTTTTGTATTGCAAAATATCTCAATGAATCCGATGACGTGGTAGAATTTGCTCGGTTTGTTCCTACTTCCACTGAAAACATTCTTGAAAAATGTATGAGTTCTGGGCTAAAAAAGGTGAATAGTCTATTGTGTTACAATTTACGTGCAGGGATTTCTGATGGACAAGCAGAACATGCAGGTCTCCTAAACTATTTAGGTATACACCCATACTCAACTAGAGCAATTGAAAGCCGTTTCTCTACATCTGGAATGGAGTTCTCAACCTTCGTAGGTACAATTTCGCAAAGTGTAGAGGAGTTTATGGAGTATTTCAACCAAGATGATTATCTAAATGCGTTGGAGCAGTATCGGCAAGGCAAGACAAAAAAACGTCCAAACCCGAATCTTCGGTGTCAATTTTGTAAGGACGTGGGATTGGATTTCTATTATCCTCAACTTCTACGCATCGCCTTTTCGCAGGAGTTAAAGTTGGTAGATGCTGAAAGTCTTGTGCAAGAAGTACTAATAGAGCCGATGTTTTATAATGCGCTGCCATATGATCTTAAAGATGCAAATATTAATATGGCTAATTGTGCTTTCTGTTACATTGCCAATGGGTTTAGAGAAAAAAATAAAGATCAACACATCTCTATTTATATGAGGAATTCTCCCCCCCTAATAAAACGAAAGAAAAAAGATATTGATCAACTCGATAACTACAATGGACTCCAGTTTTTAGGAAGTCTCGTTTGGGAATAA